The following proteins are encoded in a genomic region of Bosea beijingensis:
- the brxC gene encoding BREX system P-loop protein BrxC — MSTIGTLFANDINRKIEEVIKVDQVDADIIRSEIDEYVVTNAIQTHYVDILEQYQAAPQKPTDSIGIWISGFFGSGKSSFAKNLGLAIGNRELGNARAADLFSKRVTDNRLKVVLKTINEKIPTHSVIFDVSTDRGIRTGNQMLTEIMYRLFLESLGYAKDLDLAELEIGLEEQGRLADFEAAYREKYGKEWAKAKGMLAFAINEASAVLHVLEPATYPVPDSWAKSRAKADINAGLFAKRVVELMNRRKPGHSMIFVVDEVGQFVARDVQKMLDLQAIVQQLGVHGRGKHWIAVTSQEKLSELVGGLDDKRIELARLMDRFPSQVHLEPSDISEVTSRRVLSKNANAEQVLGKLFDDHRGRFAQATKVTADISLPELTRQRFVDLYPLLPYQIDLIIQIVSGLRTQGGASKHVGGANRTIIKLAQQLLIHQSIDIASQPIGNLVRLDQVYDLVEGNIASDIRAKITAVPDRVPGVRLAQAVAKVICLLQFVKSVHRTAENIAAALHPSITGDAELAAVKEALKALETALVIRMGDGGYRIPTPAEDDWEQRRTAIAGSRSSDNKWIADTLAGFWAPAPSFSLYDTKPFKAGLIVAGNELAKGDIAFNLQIAGDAEESAKMSAEARIRSQAEAGTVFWVATLTGEIRRELLEAHRSSQMVTNHGHGPTTVDESNLISEEKARLRRHTDQLKAYLKIACLSGAIFFRGNDRSPGTASDVAKAAVEVMKAVLPDVYDRFREASAKRADLQKGLEVLLAADNLNGLPAVFNDLKLIKTENGRTVFEADRSPLSELLGQIEEKAGYGENALGRLLEEAFGRAPFGWDFDAVRLFALSLLRAGKIEAQHKGQSIDDATSVAARDAFQNASHFRATTFRPKKGVDFVEIAHAAENFKSTFGEVIKELSETVVAKAIQAAITQSEDKVVGVLGRLRESSLPGREKIEQAADQMKAIRRGSETNAILDFNASHAAIREAIQHAGEVDKVLDDARVSMLARARESLRVRWPLLVHEADLGEELAGKGDTLQDLMERETFYRELHRIEQISAEIDGEYRKRYDQALDGRVKAYVAAIERLAHRAEWPRLSEAQQDEVANPLRLRADRNFNNQTIHHLRSEADACEGRLRTAITRMHQILEGERLATVHVADFFQDGIETVEQLDQTLEGIREEVTRLIGAGKKVVATWSV; from the coding sequence ATGAGCACCATCGGCACGCTTTTCGCGAACGACATCAATCGGAAGATCGAGGAGGTCATCAAGGTCGACCAGGTCGACGCCGATATCATTCGCTCGGAGATCGACGAATACGTCGTCACGAACGCGATCCAGACTCATTACGTGGACATCCTGGAGCAATACCAGGCGGCGCCGCAGAAACCGACCGACAGCATCGGCATCTGGATCTCGGGCTTCTTCGGGTCCGGCAAGTCGAGCTTCGCCAAGAACCTGGGCCTCGCGATAGGCAACAGGGAGCTCGGGAACGCCCGCGCCGCGGATCTCTTCTCCAAGCGAGTGACCGACAACCGCCTCAAGGTGGTCCTGAAGACGATCAACGAGAAGATCCCGACGCACTCGGTCATCTTCGACGTCTCGACCGACCGCGGCATCCGGACCGGCAACCAGATGCTGACCGAGATCATGTATCGGCTGTTCCTGGAGAGCCTCGGATACGCCAAGGACCTCGATCTCGCCGAACTGGAAATCGGGCTGGAGGAGCAAGGCCGCCTCGCCGATTTCGAGGCCGCCTATCGCGAGAAATACGGGAAGGAATGGGCGAAGGCGAAGGGCATGCTCGCCTTCGCGATCAACGAGGCGAGCGCCGTGCTCCATGTCCTGGAGCCTGCCACCTATCCCGTCCCGGACAGCTGGGCGAAGTCGCGCGCCAAGGCCGACATCAACGCCGGCCTGTTCGCCAAGCGTGTCGTGGAGCTCATGAATCGGCGCAAGCCGGGGCACTCCATGATCTTCGTCGTCGACGAAGTCGGCCAGTTCGTCGCTCGCGACGTCCAGAAGATGCTCGATCTCCAGGCCATCGTTCAACAGCTTGGCGTTCACGGGCGCGGGAAGCATTGGATCGCCGTCACGTCGCAGGAGAAGCTCAGCGAACTGGTCGGCGGCCTCGACGACAAGCGCATCGAGCTTGCCCGACTGATGGACCGCTTCCCCTCCCAGGTTCACCTGGAGCCATCCGATATCTCCGAGGTCACCAGTCGGCGCGTGCTGTCCAAGAACGCAAATGCCGAGCAGGTCCTCGGAAAGCTCTTCGATGACCATCGCGGCCGGTTCGCCCAGGCCACGAAGGTCACCGCAGACATCAGCCTCCCGGAACTGACGCGGCAGCGGTTCGTCGACCTCTATCCGCTGCTGCCCTACCAGATCGATCTGATCATCCAGATCGTGTCGGGTCTGCGCACCCAAGGCGGCGCGAGCAAGCATGTCGGCGGCGCCAACCGCACGATCATCAAGTTGGCGCAGCAGCTGCTGATCCACCAATCCATCGATATCGCCAGCCAGCCCATCGGCAACCTGGTGCGCCTGGACCAGGTCTACGACCTCGTGGAGGGCAACATCGCGTCCGACATCCGGGCGAAGATCACGGCCGTCCCCGACCGCGTTCCCGGCGTCAGGTTGGCGCAGGCCGTCGCCAAGGTGATCTGCCTGCTCCAGTTCGTGAAGAGCGTCCATCGCACCGCTGAGAACATCGCGGCCGCGCTCCATCCCTCGATCACCGGCGACGCGGAACTGGCTGCCGTCAAGGAAGCCCTGAAGGCGTTGGAGACGGCGCTGGTGATCCGCATGGGGGATGGCGGCTACCGCATCCCCACGCCCGCCGAGGACGATTGGGAGCAGCGGAGAACCGCCATCGCGGGAAGCCGGTCCAGCGACAACAAGTGGATAGCGGACACGCTCGCGGGGTTCTGGGCGCCGGCGCCGAGCTTCAGTCTGTATGACACGAAGCCCTTCAAGGCGGGCTTGATCGTCGCCGGCAACGAGCTTGCCAAGGGCGACATCGCCTTCAATCTCCAGATCGCCGGCGACGCCGAGGAGTCGGCGAAGATGTCCGCCGAGGCCCGCATCCGAAGCCAGGCCGAAGCCGGCACGGTGTTCTGGGTCGCGACGCTGACGGGAGAGATCCGCAGGGAACTGTTGGAGGCCCATCGATCCTCCCAGATGGTGACCAACCACGGACATGGGCCGACGACCGTCGACGAGAGCAACCTGATCTCCGAGGAGAAAGCTCGTCTGAGGCGCCATACGGACCAGCTCAAGGCCTATCTCAAGATCGCCTGTCTCTCCGGCGCCATCTTCTTCCGCGGCAACGACCGGAGCCCCGGAACCGCCAGCGACGTGGCCAAGGCCGCGGTCGAGGTCATGAAGGCCGTGCTCCCCGACGTCTACGACCGCTTCCGCGAGGCATCCGCGAAACGGGCGGATCTCCAGAAGGGGCTGGAGGTCCTGCTGGCCGCCGATAACCTCAACGGGCTTCCCGCGGTGTTCAACGACCTGAAGCTGATCAAGACGGAGAACGGGCGGACTGTCTTCGAGGCGGATCGCTCGCCCCTCTCCGAGCTCCTCGGGCAGATCGAGGAAAAGGCCGGTTACGGCGAAAATGCCCTCGGGCGGCTGCTTGAGGAAGCGTTCGGGCGCGCGCCGTTCGGCTGGGATTTCGATGCCGTTCGCCTCTTCGCTCTATCGCTGCTGAGGGCCGGCAAGATCGAGGCCCAACACAAGGGCCAGAGCATCGACGACGCGACGAGCGTGGCCGCGCGCGATGCGTTCCAGAACGCATCGCATTTCCGGGCGACGACGTTCCGGCCGAAGAAGGGCGTCGACTTCGTCGAGATCGCGCACGCCGCCGAGAACTTCAAGTCGACGTTCGGCGAGGTCATCAAGGAACTCTCCGAAACCGTCGTCGCCAAGGCGATCCAGGCGGCGATCACGCAATCCGAGGACAAGGTCGTGGGCGTCCTTGGACGTCTCCGGGAATCCAGCCTGCCCGGTCGCGAGAAGATCGAGCAGGCTGCCGACCAGATGAAGGCGATCCGGCGCGGAAGCGAGACCAACGCGATCCTGGACTTCAACGCATCGCACGCAGCCATACGCGAGGCGATCCAGCACGCCGGCGAGGTCGACAAGGTGCTCGACGACGCTCGCGTCTCGATGCTCGCGAGGGCTCGGGAAAGCTTGCGCGTGCGTTGGCCGCTTCTGGTGCACGAAGCCGATCTCGGCGAAGAGTTGGCCGGCAAGGGCGACACGCTCCAGGACCTGATGGAGCGCGAGACATTCTACAGGGAGCTCCATCGGATCGAGCAGATCTCGGCCGAGATCGATGGCGAATACCGCAAACGCTACGATCAGGCGCTCGATGGCCGCGTGAAGGCCTATGTCGCGGCCATCGAGCGACTCGCGCACCGGGCCGAATGGCCGAGATTGTCGGAGGCGCAGCAGGATGAGGTCGCGAACCCCTTGCGCCTTCGGGCCGACCGCAACTTCAACAACCAGACGATCCATCATCTGCGGTCGGAGGCCGATGCGTGCGAAGGGCGGCTGCGGACGGCCATCACCCGCATGCATCAGATCCTCGAAGGTGAGCGCTTGGCAACCGTTCACGTCGCCGACTTCTTCCAGGACGGCATCGAGACCGTGGAGCAGCTCGATCAGACCCTCGAAGGCATCCGTGAGGAGGTCACCCGCCTCATCGGTGCCGGCAAGAAGGTCGTGGCGACCTGGAGCGTCTGA
- a CDS encoding Eco57I restriction-modification methylase domain-containing protein translates to MEKDTRSLLQSATQRARALLTEDIYEQLQGTYDVMPDGAIAPEPGIHLNERQRLLRPRIVAAIQHKQAAGMKPVDAVKDYVRDAAFTTFNRYAALKLLEARNLVLECVTRGDQSSGYLEFTGLLPGIRLLPDGEGYRLYLESVFDELSTEVKVLFDRRDPASALWPKRATFETLLDILNAPELASVWFEDETIGWVYQYFNSTDERRKMRDESPAPRDSRELAIRNQFFTPRYVVEFLVDNTLGRLWFNWTGAQTGLRDRCQYLLAKPDEKPEPAGRLRDPRTIKLLDPACGSMHFGLYAFDLFYEIYREAWDWEQTHGAGSLDRVTGGHPGLMPLTESYADSAAFLRDVPRLIIENNIYGVDIDPRAAQIASLALWLRAQRAWHDANVIAQDRPRIVHGHVVAAVPPPAELDLRKSFMDGLDELDAELFEKTLSLLKGLPEQGVLLRTEQELPRLIRQVFKDHGEMFAKEDMANWQQAEMRLTDALKLFAKEARSTYKGRLFAEDALQGLRTIDLAREIFDVVVMNPPFGALATGAKDQLSKAYPRSKNDLMAIFVERGLELMRRGGQLGAITSRTCFFLSSFQKWREGVVLGLGHPQVMADLGHGVMDAAAVEAAAYVLEKRA, encoded by the coding sequence ATGGAGAAGGATACGCGGAGCCTTCTCCAGAGCGCCACGCAGCGGGCCAGGGCCCTGCTGACGGAGGACATCTACGAGCAGCTCCAAGGCACCTACGACGTCATGCCCGATGGAGCGATCGCGCCCGAACCCGGCATCCACCTGAACGAACGCCAGCGGCTGCTCCGCCCTCGTATCGTGGCCGCGATCCAGCACAAGCAGGCCGCCGGAATGAAGCCGGTGGATGCGGTGAAGGACTATGTCCGTGATGCGGCCTTCACGACGTTCAATCGATATGCCGCCCTCAAGCTCCTGGAGGCTCGCAACCTCGTTCTGGAGTGCGTGACGCGCGGCGACCAGTCCAGCGGCTATCTTGAGTTCACTGGCCTTCTCCCTGGTATTCGGCTGCTGCCGGACGGCGAGGGGTATCGTCTCTATCTCGAATCCGTCTTCGATGAGCTCTCCACCGAGGTGAAGGTCCTGTTCGACAGGCGTGATCCCGCGTCGGCGCTGTGGCCCAAGCGGGCGACTTTCGAGACCTTGCTCGACATCCTCAACGCGCCCGAGCTCGCGAGCGTCTGGTTCGAGGACGAGACGATCGGATGGGTCTACCAGTATTTCAACTCCACCGACGAGCGCCGGAAGATGCGCGATGAGTCCCCAGCGCCGCGCGATAGCCGCGAGCTTGCGATCCGGAACCAGTTCTTCACCCCTCGATACGTGGTCGAATTCCTGGTCGACAACACGTTGGGCAGGCTGTGGTTCAACTGGACGGGCGCTCAGACGGGCCTGCGCGATCGATGCCAGTATCTCTTGGCCAAGCCGGACGAAAAGCCCGAGCCGGCTGGCCGTCTGCGTGATCCGCGCACGATCAAGCTGCTCGATCCCGCGTGCGGCTCCATGCATTTCGGGCTCTACGCCTTCGACCTGTTCTACGAGATCTATCGAGAGGCATGGGACTGGGAACAGACCCATGGCGCCGGATCGCTCGACAGGGTGACTGGCGGGCACCCAGGTCTGATGCCGCTGACTGAGAGCTATGCCGACAGCGCCGCCTTCCTGCGTGACGTCCCCCGACTGATCATCGAGAACAACATCTACGGCGTCGATATCGATCCGCGCGCGGCTCAGATCGCTTCCCTGGCCCTTTGGCTGCGGGCGCAGCGGGCTTGGCATGACGCGAATGTCATCGCCCAGGATCGCCCGCGCATCGTGCATGGACATGTGGTCGCGGCGGTGCCTCCGCCAGCCGAGCTCGACCTCCGTAAGAGCTTCATGGATGGGCTTGACGAGCTGGATGCCGAATTGTTCGAGAAGACGCTGTCCCTGTTGAAGGGACTGCCCGAGCAGGGGGTGCTTCTCCGCACCGAGCAAGAATTGCCGAGGCTGATCCGACAAGTTTTCAAGGATCACGGCGAGATGTTCGCTAAGGAGGACATGGCGAATTGGCAGCAGGCCGAAATGCGTCTGACGGATGCATTGAAACTCTTCGCTAAGGAGGCGCGCTCGACCTACAAGGGCCGCCTGTTTGCTGAGGATGCGTTGCAGGGATTGCGGACGATCGATTTGGCTCGGGAGATCTTCGACGTCGTCGTTATGAACCCACCGTTTGGTGCCCTGGCGACGGGAGCTAAGGACCAACTCAGCAAGGCGTATCCGCGCAGCAAGAATGACTTAATGGCGATTTTCGTGGAACGCGGACTGGAACTCATGCGGCGCGGCGGGCAGCTCGGAGCTATTACATCGAGAACCTGCTTCTTCCTATCAAGCTTTCAGAAATGGCGAGAGGGCGTGGTGCTTGGACTAGGGCACCCGCAGGTCATGGCTGACTTGGGCCACGGCGTGATGGATGCCGCCGCCGTTGAAGCCGCTGCGTATGTGCTAGAGAAACGAGCATGA
- a CDS encoding plasmid partitioning protein RepB C-terminal domain-containing protein, with translation MTDQATPPIIAFETDCVSVPIEALLPVRPPRATVKASHKYQQIRASVMEIGLVEPPVISRISGDPDRYLLLDGHLRVEILKDMGNSHVECLVSTDDEAFTFNKRISRLSAVQEHAMILKAIARGVPDEKIARALSLHVNSVQRKVRLLDGICQEAVSLLKDRTCPMAVFEILKRMKPMRQIEAAELLVAANNLTVAYATAILAGTPANELVGDTKPKKVKGVTPEAMARMERELARLQESISEVQDDYGREHLQLTVVKGYLAKLLGNPRVVRYLLQHRPEYLEEFQAIAEASSFTEQAA, from the coding sequence GTGACCGACCAAGCAACTCCGCCCATCATCGCCTTCGAGACCGACTGCGTCTCAGTGCCGATCGAGGCGCTGCTGCCGGTCCGACCGCCTCGGGCGACGGTGAAGGCGAGCCATAAATACCAGCAGATCCGTGCGTCCGTCATGGAGATCGGCTTGGTCGAGCCGCCGGTCATCTCGCGGATCTCCGGCGATCCCGATCGCTACCTGCTGCTCGACGGACACCTTCGCGTCGAGATCCTGAAGGACATGGGGAACTCCCACGTCGAATGCCTGGTCTCGACCGACGACGAGGCCTTCACGTTCAACAAACGGATCAGCCGTCTTTCCGCCGTCCAGGAGCACGCGATGATCCTGAAGGCGATCGCGCGGGGCGTGCCCGACGAGAAGATCGCCCGTGCGTTGAGCCTGCACGTCAACAGCGTCCAGCGGAAGGTCCGGCTCCTCGACGGCATCTGCCAGGAGGCTGTCTCGCTGCTGAAGGACAGGACATGCCCGATGGCCGTCTTCGAGATCCTCAAGCGGATGAAGCCGATGCGTCAGATCGAGGCCGCCGAGCTGCTGGTCGCCGCAAACAACCTGACCGTTGCCTACGCCACGGCGATCCTCGCCGGTACCCCCGCCAACGAACTGGTCGGCGACACGAAGCCGAAGAAGGTCAAGGGCGTCACCCCCGAGGCGATGGCCAGGATGGAGAGGGAGCTCGCCCGGCTTCAGGAATCGATCTCCGAGGTCCAGGACGACTATGGCCGCGAACACCTCCAGCTGACCGTCGTAAAAGGCTATCTCGCGAAGCTTCTCGGCAACCCGCGAGTAGTCCGCTACCTTCTGCAACACCGTCCGGAATACCTTGAGGAGTTCCAGGCCATTGCCGAAGCCTCTTCCTTCACCGAGCAGGCCGCGTGA
- a CDS encoding plasmid partitioning protein RepB C-terminal domain-containing protein: MTQAANSRVRMIPIDRIVVLNPRVRNRRKFLDVVESIRAVGLKRPIKVNTMVGPDGQPSYGLACGQGRIEAFRELGHTEIPAIVTDASEQDCLVMSLVENCARRQHRSIDMLQDVATLRKRGYSDREIADKIGTTAEWVHMMAHLIEKGEQRLVEAVDTGLIPITVAMEIAKADDENIQQLLAEAYTEGKLTGPKLIKMRRLIEQRTRRGKHLSETPFGRKLSRVRTSEALIHMFQQEADRQRLLVKKAAVTQTRLLFVVEALKSLRADENFLTLLRAERLDTLPKDLEARIGGGAP; encoded by the coding sequence ATGACCCAAGCGGCGAATTCCAGGGTGCGGATGATCCCGATCGACCGCATCGTCGTCCTGAACCCCCGCGTCCGGAATCGGCGCAAGTTCCTGGACGTCGTCGAGAGCATCCGTGCGGTCGGCCTGAAGCGACCGATCAAGGTCAACACGATGGTCGGCCCGGACGGGCAGCCATCCTACGGCCTCGCCTGCGGCCAAGGCCGCATCGAGGCCTTCCGGGAGTTGGGCCACACCGAGATCCCGGCGATCGTCACCGACGCCTCCGAGCAGGACTGCCTGGTCATGAGCCTGGTGGAGAACTGCGCCCGTCGCCAGCACCGCTCGATCGACATGCTCCAGGACGTCGCGACCCTGCGCAAACGCGGTTACTCGGATCGGGAGATCGCCGACAAGATCGGCACGACGGCCGAGTGGGTGCACATGATGGCCCATCTCATCGAGAAGGGTGAGCAGCGGCTCGTCGAGGCCGTCGATACCGGACTGATCCCGATCACCGTCGCGATGGAGATCGCCAAGGCCGACGACGAGAACATCCAGCAGCTGCTCGCCGAGGCCTACACCGAGGGCAAGCTGACCGGACCGAAACTGATCAAGATGCGCCGCCTGATCGAGCAGCGGACCCGGCGCGGCAAGCACCTGTCCGAGACGCCGTTCGGGCGCAAGCTCAGCCGCGTCCGAACCTCCGAGGCCCTCATCCACATGTTCCAGCAGGAGGCCGATCGACAGCGGCTGCTGGTCAAGAAGGCGGCGGTCACCCAAACCCGCCTCCTATTCGTCGTCGAGGCGCTGAAGTCCCTTCGGGCGGACGAAAACTTCTTGACGCTGCTGCGGGCCGAGCGGCTCGACACCTTGCCGAAGGATCTCGAAGCCCGCATCGGGGGAGGCGCACCGTGA
- a CDS encoding BREX protein BrxB domain-containing protein, with translation MIEFQSRLNRLQPILEDRDPRKQISAYHDMPYAIFRYDPEEEFALRKAVTLLATRLENGGKRVTRISLGDCLKEALESQRPAEDWFQVEREIGLPETIQTIANVLEEYRPLVDMVAERLPETADPSKDVVFITRTGALFPVYRTFSLLEQLKGKVFVPTVLFYPGNLDGAAGLRFMGVLQAEHNYRPKIF, from the coding sequence ATGATCGAGTTCCAATCGCGCCTCAACCGGCTCCAGCCCATCCTGGAGGACCGCGATCCGCGCAAGCAGATCAGCGCCTATCACGACATGCCCTATGCCATCTTCCGCTACGATCCCGAGGAAGAATTCGCCCTGCGCAAGGCCGTAACGCTGCTGGCGACGCGGCTGGAAAACGGCGGCAAGCGCGTGACCCGCATCTCCCTCGGGGACTGCCTGAAGGAGGCGCTGGAATCCCAGAGGCCGGCCGAGGACTGGTTCCAGGTCGAAAGGGAGATCGGCCTGCCGGAGACGATCCAGACGATCGCCAACGTGCTGGAGGAATACCGCCCCCTTGTAGACATGGTCGCCGAGCGCCTGCCGGAAACCGCCGATCCGTCGAAGGACGTGGTCTTCATCACGCGCACCGGCGCGCTTTTCCCGGTCTACCGGACCTTCTCCTTGCTCGAACAGCTCAAGGGGAAGGTCTTCGTCCCGACCGTCCTGTTCTACCCCGGCAACCTCGACGGCGCAGCCGGCCTCCGTTTCATGGGCGTGCTCCAGGCCGAGCACAACTATCGCCCCAAGATCTTCTGA
- a CDS encoding BrxE family protein codes for MDQIEAATLFKTRVVVARHGEMDRAKWWNTNKALSSTGTMVFKRGFPRTHSFAQARAVFAVAKHRCDEHFNPPKSATLWRLPQDVEERLEAAREGWLDDASSWSEFFDAVAAPQERDLASLMQRLGLADAGDVAAAKDLRRSIEGRSIPLPGTFASTRRDLALLALGFDKGGDGLVVPYARLADL; via the coding sequence ATGGATCAGATCGAAGCGGCTACGCTGTTCAAGACCCGCGTCGTCGTCGCGCGTCACGGCGAGATGGATCGCGCGAAATGGTGGAACACCAACAAGGCGCTGTCCTCTACGGGCACCATGGTGTTCAAGCGCGGCTTTCCGCGCACCCATTCCTTCGCTCAGGCGCGTGCCGTCTTCGCTGTCGCCAAGCATCGCTGCGACGAGCACTTCAACCCGCCAAAGTCCGCGACCCTATGGCGGCTGCCTCAGGACGTCGAGGAGCGGCTGGAGGCGGCTCGGGAGGGCTGGCTCGACGACGCATCCTCCTGGTCCGAGTTCTTCGATGCCGTAGCGGCTCCGCAGGAGCGTGACCTCGCCTCCCTGATGCAGCGGCTCGGCCTGGCCGACGCCGGCGACGTGGCCGCCGCCAAGGACCTGCGTCGGTCGATCGAGGGCCGTTCCATTCCGTTGCCCGGCACGTTCGCCTCGACCCGCAGGGATCTTGCGCTGCTCGCCCTGGGTTTCGACAAGGGTGGCGATGGGCTCGTCGTGCCTTACGCGAGGCTTGCCGACCTATGA
- a CDS encoding P-loop NTPase fold protein — MPDNADAKDFLDYYLGRDGDPEYAVLLEGAWGSGKSYFVESYFSDRLKVAKAENDEAKDPLVHVTLFGIRELADITTQMFEKAHPKLGGKWAKGATFVASKAFGLIGASIDTKESAGLLQDWALNLEGRVIVFDDLERCPLPLVEVMGYINQFVEHRKLRVIVVASEDDIPEAQREEYFRRKEKAIGKTIRVGSDPADVIAKFAETLKSAHLTKLVEEHGPQILSTVSANGKPNFRSVRAILMDFQRLLDVVASLRTTSDDVRLAVLLYMLATGIEYRAGGLDRASLAELQSVMQIRYAIPNVSSSTSEREKLSRRLRESYVHVSWNDPVIHPRHMAELFASGSVDVEAIEKHLLAHPAIVGPEKLPAWRRLWGWFDLGHAEYQSARDELANELQGRKLTHPGEILHAAGITIRLRRFGDDLLGAQAPLAYFRNYLRDVEAQGTLQPAIGLFGPMGKSFGGLVYNDHDNPTFAKVEEMIEKANLRAQDRQMSQEAGILVSRLRSAPRDSAPLIEWDRDAGHFGALPILHHVQISDFADLLLVDGKLNDHLLSALGERYRRNAELDREYAWLRSLRSELNRRIAKVPAPHRKLCELRSKYGFDQIDDAVALAKAAAPRLAKRRAHAKKVQTSQHQPDAA; from the coding sequence GTGCCCGACAATGCCGATGCCAAAGATTTCCTCGACTATTACCTCGGTCGCGACGGCGACCCAGAATACGCAGTGCTCCTGGAGGGCGCGTGGGGATCGGGCAAAAGCTACTTCGTCGAAAGCTACTTCAGCGATCGCTTGAAGGTCGCGAAAGCCGAGAACGACGAGGCCAAGGATCCGCTCGTCCACGTGACCCTGTTCGGCATCCGGGAGCTCGCGGACATCACCACGCAGATGTTCGAGAAAGCCCATCCCAAGCTGGGTGGAAAGTGGGCGAAGGGGGCGACCTTCGTTGCATCGAAAGCGTTCGGCCTTATCGGCGCGAGCATTGACACGAAGGAAAGCGCCGGCCTCCTCCAAGATTGGGCCTTGAACCTGGAAGGCCGAGTGATCGTCTTCGACGACTTGGAGCGCTGTCCGCTGCCGCTGGTCGAAGTGATGGGTTACATCAACCAGTTCGTCGAGCATCGGAAGCTCCGCGTCATCGTCGTGGCGAGCGAGGACGACATCCCAGAGGCGCAGCGAGAAGAATACTTCCGCCGCAAGGAAAAGGCGATCGGGAAGACCATCCGCGTGGGGTCCGATCCGGCCGACGTCATCGCGAAGTTCGCGGAAACGTTGAAATCCGCGCATCTGACAAAGCTGGTCGAGGAGCACGGGCCGCAGATCCTGTCGACCGTATCTGCCAACGGCAAGCCGAACTTCAGGAGCGTCAGGGCGATCCTGATGGACTTTCAGCGCCTGCTGGACGTCGTTGCTTCGCTACGAACGACGAGCGACGATGTGAGGCTTGCCGTTCTTCTCTACATGTTGGCGACCGGGATCGAATACCGGGCCGGCGGTCTCGATCGTGCATCTCTGGCCGAACTCCAGTCCGTCATGCAGATCCGTTACGCCATCCCCAACGTCAGCTCGTCGACCAGCGAGCGAGAAAAGCTTTCGCGAAGGCTGCGCGAGTCCTACGTTCACGTATCCTGGAACGATCCCGTCATTCACCCTCGCCACATGGCCGAGCTTTTCGCAAGCGGTTCGGTGGACGTCGAAGCGATCGAGAAACATCTCCTGGCACACCCCGCCATCGTCGGCCCCGAGAAGCTACCAGCTTGGAGAAGGCTGTGGGGATGGTTCGACTTGGGCCATGCGGAATACCAGTCGGCCCGCGACGAACTCGCGAACGAGTTGCAAGGCAGGAAGCTGACGCATCCGGGCGAGATACTTCACGCCGCCGGGATCACCATCCGCCTGAGACGCTTCGGGGACGATCTGCTCGGGGCGCAAGCGCCCTTGGCATATTTCAGGAACTACCTCCGCGACGTCGAGGCGCAGGGCACGCTGCAGCCGGCGATCGGCCTCTTCGGCCCAATGGGAAAATCGTTCGGAGGACTGGTCTACAACGATCATGACAACCCGACCTTCGCGAAGGTGGAGGAGATGATCGAGAAGGCGAACCTACGCGCCCAAGACCGCCAGATGTCGCAGGAGGCCGGGATACTGGTGTCGCGGCTGCGGTCGGCCCCCCGGGATTCCGCGCCACTGATCGAATGGGACCGAGACGCGGGTCATTTCGGCGCCCTTCCGATATTGCATCATGTCCAGATCTCGGATTTCGCCGATTTGCTCCTCGTGGACGGAAAGCTCAACGATCATCTCTTGTCGGCCTTGGGGGAACGTTATCGGAGGAACGCTGAGCTAGACCGCGAATACGCATGGTTGAGGAGCCTCAGGTCCGAGCTGAACAGGCGGATCGCGAAGGTACCCGCTCCCCACCGGAAGCTTTGCGAGCTCAGGTCGAAATATGGGTTCGACCAGATTGACGATGCCGTGGCGCTGGCCAAGGCGGCCGCACCGAGGCTCGCGAAGCGGAGAGCGCACGCCAAGAAAGTGCAGACGTCACAGCACCAACCGGACGCTGCCTAG